From the Gammaproteobacteria bacterium genome, the window TTAGGCCGATAAGCACACCCAAGGAACAAATTCGTCCCGCAAAAAGGAGAAGACCGGTGGACGTCACCCTCTACATCATACTTGCCCTGCTGGCGGCCGTGCTGGTTTACGCCGTCATCCTCTTCAACAATCTGGTCAGCCTGAAACACGCTGTGGCCAAGGCCTGGTCCAACATTGACGTGCTGCTCAAACAACGTCACGACGAACTGCCCAAGTTGGTCGAAACCTGCAAACAATACATGCAGTACGAACAAGACACCCTGGAACGGGTCATCGCCGCCCGCGGCGCCGTGGCCGCCGCCCGCGAAAAGGCCGATGTGGCCGCCCTGGGGCCGGCGGAAACCTTGCTGCGCGGTGGCCTGGGACAGTTGTTCGCCCTGGCGGAGTCTTATCCGGAACTCAAAGCCAACGAGAGTTTCCAGCATCTGGAGGCACGCATCACCGGCCTGGAAAACACCATTGCCGATCGCCGCGAACTCTACAACGAAAGCGTGAACAACAACAATGTGCGCATCGAGCAGTTTCCCGATGTGATTCTGGCGCGCCTGTTTAATTTCAAGCCCTTCGAGCTGTTGCAGTTCAGCGAGGAAGAAAAGCAAGACGTGGATGTCAAGGCGCTGTTTGCCTGAGCGGTGTCCATGTCTTCTGATGAACAACTGATTG encodes:
- a CDS encoding LemA family protein → MDVTLYIILALLAAVLVYAVILFNNLVSLKHAVAKAWSNIDVLLKQRHDELPKLVETCKQYMQYEQDTLERVIAARGAVAAAREKADVAALGPAETLLRGGLGQLFALAESYPELKANESFQHLEARITGLENTIADRRELYNESVNNNNVRIEQFPDVILARLFNFKPFELLQFSEEEKQDVDVKALFA